DNA sequence from the Rhodothermales bacterium genome:
GATGTTCTCGTCGATGTTGCCCACCATCGCGTAGATCCGCGCCAGGACATCCGTATCGTACCCCGGTTCGAGTCGCGCCGCCTCCGGATGCGGGAACTGGTCGAGGGTCAGGTCCCGGGCGGCGTACACGCGGTAGAGCGAGTCGGGCACGTCGTGATAGGGGCTGTGCGGCGTGTTCGTGGCGATATAGGCGAAAAACGGGCGCTCCGGGCTGACCCGCTCGATCCAGTCGAGCGCGGAGTCGAAGTACACGTCCGTGCAGTAGCCGGCCGTTTGCACGAGCGTACCGTTGTGGGACAGGATGGCGTTCGTGTAGCGCCCCTCGCCGCCGGGCGGGTCGCTCGGCTGCCCGATGCCGCCGCCGCGCAGGACCAGCGATTCCTCGAAGCCCTGATCCATGGCGCGCATCGGATAGGTATCGCCGAGGTGCCATTTGCCGAATATGCCGGTGGCGTAGCCGGCGTCGGCGAGGACTTCCGCGAGGGTCGTCTCGTCCGGCTCCATCATCGCGCGACCGATGTACGTGTCCACGACGCGCGTCCGGTAATTGTAGCGGCCGGTCATGAGCGATGCGCGGGTCGGGGCGCATACCGGGCTCACATAAAAGCGTCCCCAGCGCGCGCTGCGGGACGCCATCGCATCCAGGTTCGGCGTCTGCAGCACCGGGTTGCCGTACAGGCCGAAGTCCCCGATCCCCTGATCGTCGGTCATGATCAGCACGATGTTCGGCCGCGTTGGGGCGGGGCGGCAGCCGCCGGCGAGGAGCCCCAGGGCGATCAGCACTGCGCTGCATCGCAAGCGCAACTGTCCATCGAAAGCCGGCGCCGCGTCCCGCTGTGTGGTGACGTGACCCGGACGTTGCAGGTGACTAAATAAAAGTGTAAACATGGAGGGGAGGGCTGGAGCGAATACAACGACCTCCACAAATACGACATTCCCCGGTAAGGATAGCAAGACCGCGTGCTGATGCAACCCGATATCAAGCTGAAAATCTCCCGACTCCTCCTCGTGGGCGTCCTCGGCCTTCTCGCCGGCTCGGCGAACGACACCGCTGTCCCGGACTCGCCGGCGGACCCTCCCAACATCCTGCTCGTCATGACCGACGACCAGGGCTGGGGGGATATCCGGTCCCACGGCAACGCGGCCATCGATACGCCGGTCATGGACCGCCTGGCGCGCGAAGGGGTCCGTTTCGAACGGTTCTACGTGAGCCCGGTCTGCGCCCCGACCCGGGCCAGCCTGCTCACCGGCCGCGATGCGCTGCGAACGGGCGTCCATGGCGTGACGCGGGCGCATGAGACCATGCGGGCGGAGGAGGTCACCCTCGCTGAAGCGCTCCGGGATGCCGGTTACGCCACCGGCATGTTCGGCAAATGGCATAACGGCGCGCATTACCCGTACGACCCCAACGGGCAGGGCTTCGACGAATTTCTGGGCTTCACCGCCGGCCACTGGAATAACTACTTCGATACGCAGCTGGAGCACAACGGCCGGCTCACCCGAACCGCCGGCTACATCACCGATGTGCTGACCGATGCCGCCGTACAGTTTATCGAGCAGCATCGCGCGGCCCCGTTTTTTGCCTACGTCGCCTACAACGCCCCGCACTCCCCGTTTCAGGTCCCGGATGCCTACTACGACAAGTACATCGCACGCGGTCTGGACAGCCAGAACGCATCCGTCTACGGCATGGTGGAGAATGTCGATGACAACCTCGGCAGGCTGCTCGACACGCTGGACCAGCTCGAACTGAGCCGCAACACTATCGTGGTGTTTCTGACGGATAACGGCCCGAACGGGTGCGATCGCTACAACGGCGACATGAAGGGATGCAAGGGGCATGTCGACGAAGGCGGCGTCCGCGTTCCGCTCTTCGTACGCTGGCCGGCCGAGCTGCCGCGCGACACCGTCGTCCGCACGCTGGCGGCGCACATCGACGTGATGCCTACCCTGCTGGATCTCGCCGGCGTGACGCCCGCCGTGCAACCCGCCTTCGACGGGCGCAGCCTGGCCCCCCTGATGCGCGGCGAACCGGCTGCCTGGCCCGACCGCGAACTGTATTCGCACTGGTATGGCGGCGGCGTGGTGCAGCCGTATCCGGGCTCCGTGCGCACCGAGCGCTGGCGAGCGGTGAACAAGGGCGGCGGCTGGGAGCTGTACGACATGCTCAACGATCCGGGGCAGCATGTCGAAGTGGGAGCGCAGTATCCGGAGGTGGTGTCCCGGCTGGATGTGGCGTACCGGGACTGGTTCGCGCGCGCGGCCTCCGGGAATTTCGATCCCATCCCGACCCCCATCGGCTACGAGGAACGCCCCACGGTGACGCTGCCGGGCCACGAGGCCTACCTCATCCCGTCGCCCGGCGCGGGGATCAACTACGACGTCGCCGCCGGCTGGGCGAACGACTGGGTGACGGACTGGACGGATCCGGCGGCCTACGCGATGTGGCCGGTGGATGTGGTGGCGACCGGTCGGTACGAGATCACCTTGCTCTACACCTGCCCGCCGGCCCATGTCGGCGGCCGGCTGCGTGTCGAGATCGGCGGTGAGGCCCTCGAAAAACCCGTCGAGCGGGCGCACGACCCCTTGCCGGTGTTCAGTCCGGACCGGGTGCTGCGCAAGGAGGTCTACGAGAAAGAGTGGGCGTCGCTCGCGATGGGGACGGTGCGCCTCGAGGCCGGGGTGACCCAGCTCGCTGTCCGTGCCGCGACGATGGAGAACGGCGGGACGATCGATCTCAAGGCAGTTCAGCTTCGGCGGGTGCGCTGACCACGCGGCCGCGATTTAAGCTCATGCGTCGCGCGTCGATACTTCGCAAGAGTCCTATACCCATCCAGTCCCCGGGAATGTTTATGGATTACGTGGCCCTTCGTGAAACCCGGGTCGCCCAGTTGAGCGCCCTGTTTGCCGAGTTGTATGCCCTGCCGGTTGAGCCGGAAATGCTAGGCCAGCGCGCGGATATCATCCACGAAGTGGATATGTTGTGCGCCGCATATCAGGCATCCTGGTCGAAAGCGAACGGAAGCCGCCAGGGTTTGCGGAGATCGTAACGGCCCGTCATGGGGCGTCACTTCTGCATTCTGCGTAGTATCTGGAGTAGCACTTGCGGAGCGAGTGCCGGTGTCCTATTGTTTCTCGTCGAATACGACGACGCGTGCGACGATCTACCCCGGTCGTGCATGCCTTCTTTATACACCGCGATCTGCTCCGTCATGCCTCGATTTTTCGCCGGCCTCCTTGCCGGCCTGCTGTTCATCGTCTCCCTCGCCGGCGCCCAGCCGGCTGTTGCACCGTCGGATTATCAGGACCTTGCCTACCGGTTGATCGGCCCCTTCCGCGGCGGCCGCACCGTCGGCGCCGTGGGGATACCGGATCGCCCCGGGGTTTTCTTCATCGGCGTCAACAACGGCGGGGTCTGGAAGACCGAAAACTTCGGCCGCACCTGGAATCCGATCTTCGATGCGGCCCCGACCGGCTCGGTAGGGGATATCGCCGTGGCGCCGTCGAACCCGGAGGTTATTTATGTGGGATCCGGGGAGGGATTGCACCGCCCCGACCTGAGCGTCGGCGACGGCATCTTCAAGACGATGGATGGCGGCAAAACCTGGCGCCATATCGGACTGGGCGACGTGCAGCAGGTCGGCCGGCTGGTGGTGCATCCCACCAACCCGGATGTCGTCTACGTCGCCGGCCTCGGTCATCCGTACGGGCCCAACGAGGAACGCGGCGTCTACCGGACGCGAAACGGCGGCGACACGTGGGAGCGCGTGCTCTACCGCGACGTGAATACCGGCGCCATCCAGGTCGAGTTCGATCCGGCCGATCCGAATACCGTCTACGCCGTGCTCTGGGAGCATCGCGAAGGACCCTGGGAAAACGCGGCGTTTTCCGGGGCGAACAGCGGCCTGTTCAAATCGACCGACGGTGGCGATACCTGGACGCCGCTGACGGCGGGGCTGCCCGGGCCGGCGGAAGGCCTCGGCCGCATCGGCATAGGCATCGCGCCGGGCGATCCGAGCCGGCTCTACGCCACCGTCGATGCCGGCGAGCACGGCGGCATCTACCGGTCCGACGACGCCGGCCAGTCGTGGCGCCGGGTGGCCACCGACCGCCGGCTCTGGGGACGCGGCGGCGACTTCGCCGAGATCCGCGTCCATCCCCGCGATGCCGATGTCGTGTATGTCGCCAACGTCGCCTCCTACCGCTCCGACGACGGCGGGGCCTCGTGGACGTCGATCAAGGGCGCACCCGGCGGCGACGACTACCACCGCATCTGGATCAACCCCGAACAGCCGGACATCATGCTGTTTGTGGCCGACCAGGGGGCCACGATCACGGTCGACGCCGGCCGGACCTGGTCGTCCTGGTATAACCAGCCCACCGCCCAACTCTACCACGTCAGCACCGACAACGGCTTTCCTTATATGGTCTATGGCGGCCAGCAGGAGAGCGGCGCCATCGGCGTCTACAGCCGGGGCCCGGGCGGCCAGATTTCGTTTCGCGACTGGATGGGCGTCGGGTCCGACGAGTACGCGTACGTCGCGCCCGACCCCCTCAACCCGGACATCGTGTATGGCGGACGGGTTGTGCGCTTCGACAAACGCACGGGGCAGACCCAGAACGTGGCGCCGGAGGCGCTGCGTTCCGGGCAGTACCGCATCCTGCGCACCATGCCGCTGCTGTTCCATCCGGCCGATCCCACCATGCTGCTGTTCGCGACCAATGTGCTCTGGAAGACGCACTCGGGCGGGCAGTCCTGGGAAGTGATCAGCCCCGATCTCTCCCGCGAGAACACCGAGCTGACCGAAAGCATCGGTGACTTCGCGACGCCCGACCTGGCCGATACACCGCGGCGCGGCGTCATCTACGCCGTCGGCCCGTCTCCGCGCGATGCCGACGTGATCTGGGCCGGCACCGACGACGGACTCGTCCATGTGACGCGCGACGGCGGGCGGACCTGGAGCAACGTGACGCCGCCGGCCCTGCGTCCGTGGGACAAGGTCTCGCAGCTGGTCGCCGGCCATTTCGATCGCAACACCGCGTATATCGCGGTCAACGCCATCCGGCGGGACGACATGCGCCCGCATGTCTACAAAACACACGACGGCGGGGCGACGTGGACGCATGTCGCGCAGGGGATGAACGCCATGGGGCCGGTCAACGTGGTGCGCGAGGATCCGAAGCAGCCGGGCCTGCTCTTCGCCGGCACCGAGCGGGAAGTCTATTTCTCCGCCGACGACGGGGCGCACTGGCACAACCTGCGCCAGAACATGCCGGCGTCCTCCATTCGCGATCTGGTCATCCATGATAACGACCTCGTCGTGGGCACGCACGGCCGCTCGATCTGGATCCTGGACGACATCGCGCCGCTGCGGGAACTGGCCGAGGCCACGCGTTCGGCCAGCGCCCATCTGTTTTCGCCGCAGCCGGCGTACCGCGTCCGCTGGAACATGTTTTCGGATACGCCCCTACCGCCTGAAGAGCCTACCGGCGAGAACCCGCCGGACGGGGCGGTGCTCGACTACCGGCTGCCGGCGGATGCCCGGCATGTCGAGCTGACGATCCTCGATCGCGCCGGCGCCGTCGTGCGCCGTTATGCCAGCGACGATGCCGCCGAGCCTGTCGATACGACGGCGCTGCCGCATCCGACGTACTGGATCCGGCCGGCGCAAACGCTCGGCACCGGGGCCGGGCATCACCGGTTTGTCTGGGATCTTCGCTATGCGCCGCCGCGCGGAAGCGAGCGGGAATTCGCCATCGCGGCGGTCTACAAAAACACGCCCAGCGGGCCGCCGGGGCCGTACGTCCATCCGGGCGAATACACCGTGCGCCTTACCGTCGATGGCGTGAGCCAGGAGGGCCGCATCACGGTGCGCCTCGATCCCCGCGTGTCGATCGACGCCGCGGCACTGCGCCGGCAATCGACGCTCGCCATGGCATGTTATGCTGGATATCACCGTCTGCAGGACATCGTGGAAGCGATCGACGCGCTGCCGCAAACCGGCCGTGGCGCCGCACGCCTGCGGGAACAGGCCATGGCGCTCCGGGGTCGCGGGGCGGCCGGCAATCCGGATATCACGTACGGGAGCATCTCCGCCGCGCCGGCCGATCGCGAGACGCTGATTGGGCTCCAGTACAAGTTCCTGCATGCCATCGCCGTGCTCCAGAGCGCCGACGCGGCGCCGACGACCCAGCTCGAGGATGCGGTAACGCAGTTGCTGGCATCCGAGCAGGCGGTCACTGCGCGGTGGGAGGCCTTGCGGTAAAGAGGCGGTGGCGTTGCTGCACCATCTCACCTACCCGAAGGCGCGGGATGGCTTCAGCAAGGTGGGCGACGAACCGTGTCGCCGGCGCGCCGATCAGGGAAAGGCCACGCCGCATCGCAGTCCGACCGCCCGCAGGTCCTCCACGACGGGCGGGAGCAGCGGGATGCCGTTGACGCCCCGGTCCGCCTCGGCCTCGCGCTCCGGGTCGCCGGGAATGAGCGGACCGTCGGTGCCCGGGGCGGGTTTTGTCGCGCGGAAGGTGCGGATCCAGTGGTCGATCTGGCGCTTGAAAGTGGCGGGGTCGATGAAGCCGGCGAGGTCCATCGCGCCAAAAAAATGGCCGATGCCGCGGCCGACCCGCGCGTCGTCCTGCGCCATCTTCGCGGCGAAGGGCGGGGCGAACGGACCCCAGTTGGCGCCGCTCAACACGCCGCACAGGATGTCGACCATCGCCGAGAGCCCGTAGCCCTTGTGGCCGCCCATGTCGCGGGTCGACCCGAGGGGAAGCAGCAGACCGCCGTCCATCATCCGCGCCGGGTCGGTGATCGGGTTGCCCTCCCGGTCGAGCGCCCAGCCCTCGGGGATCGGCTCCTGCTTGCGATGGGCGATCTCGATCTTGCCGAAGGCGACGACGCTCGTCGCGAGGTCGATCACGATCGGCGGCTCCTCTTCGCCCGGGAAGGCGATGGCGATCGGGTTGGTGCCCAGCATGCGCTGCGCGCCCCAGAGCGGCGTTACGCTCGGACCTGTGTTGGTCATGGAGATGCCGATCACCCCGTGCTCCAGCGCTTCGAGGGGGTAGTGGCCGGCGATGCCGTAGTGGTTCGAGTTGCAGACGCTGACCCATCCCGACCCCACATCGCGGGCTTTCTCGATCGCCAGCCGGTTGGCGTAGGGGCCGACGACGAGCCCGAGCCCGTTGTCGCCATCCACGGTCGCCGTGCTGCGCGTCTGGCGGAGGATGCGGATGTCCGGACGCGGATTGATGGCGCCGGCGTCGAGGAGTTCGACATACGCCCTCAACCGCGCCACGCCGTGGGAGTCGATGCCCCGCAAGTCGGCCGAGACCAGGATGCGGGCCGCCTCGCGCGCCGCCGGCGCCGGGATCTCGTAGTGGATGAAGACGGATTCGACGAACCCGAGCAGGCGGTCGGCCGGAAAACGGCGCGTCGTCGTGCTCATGCGTCGAGGGAGGCTTCGAGCCGCTCCACGACGAGACGGCCGATGTTCAGCGAGGCCGTCGCGGCCGGCGAGGGCGCGTTGCACACATGCAGCAGGCGGCCGCTCTCGCGGATGAGGAAGTCGTCGACCATCTTGCCGTCCGGGGCGACGGCCTGGGCGCGGACGCCGGCCGGCGCCCGGTGCAGGTGCTCGGCGCGGATCTCGGGGACGAGCACCTGCAGCGCGCGCACAAAGGCTCCCTTGCTGAACGAGCGCCACATCTCGCCGGCGCCGGTCCGCCAGTGTTTCGCCGCCAGCTTCCGGAAGCCGCTGTAGGCCAGCGTTTCGAGCAATTCGCCGGGGCGCACGACCCGCTTCGAGTAGCCCTCGCGCGCGAAGGCGAGCACGGCGTTTGGCCCGCACTCGACGCCACCGCCGATCATCCGCGTGAAATGGACGCCGAGAAACGGGAAGCTGGGGTCCGGCACCGGATAGATGAGCGTGCGGCACAGATGCTCCGCTTCGGGCACCAGCTCGAAATATTCGCCGCGGAAGGGGACGATCTTATAGCCGGGTTCGCCGCCGCTGCGGCTTACGACCCGATCCGAATACAGCCCGCCGCAGTTCACCACATGCCGGGCCTCGACGGTGCCGGCGCGGGTTTCGAGCGTGACGGCGTCGGGGCGGTCCACCAGGTTCAGTACTTCCGCCTGGGTCATCACCTGCCCGCCGCGTTCCTGGATGCACGCGGCGAGTCGCCGGCTGACGGCCTTGTAGTCCACGATCCCGGCCTCGGGCACATGGATCGCCTGGATGCCGGCGACATGGGGCTCCAGCTCCAGCAGGCGTTCGCGGGAGATCTTTTCGCAGCGCACGCCATTCGCCTGGCCCCGTTCAAGGATGGCGTCGAGCATGGGAAGTTCGCGCTCGGACGTCGCCACGATGACTTTGCCGATGAGGGCGAAGGGGATGGACTCCGTTTCGCAGAACCGCTGCATGGCCAGCTTCCCTTCGCGGCAGTTCTGCGCCTTGAGCGAGCCCGGCTTGTAATAGATGCCGGAATGGAGCACGCCCGAGTTGTGCCCGGTCTGGTGCTGCGCGACGGCCGCTTCTTTTTCCAGCAGCACGATGCGGAGCCCCGGATGCCGGAGCCCGAGTTGATAGCCCGTCGCGAGGCCGACGATGCCGGCTCCGACAATGGCGACATCATAACGCATGGGAGGAGATTTTTAGTTGATTTGCGCGTTCGCCCAATGTACGCCCGGAACGCCACGCCCGGAAACGAATTCACCTTCAATCGCAAACCGCAAATCGTTAATCGCAAATCTTTAATCGCTAATCGCTAATCCCCGCTCCCATGTCCTACGCCGTCAAGGAGATTTATTACACCCTGCAGGGGGAGGGGGCGCAGACGGGCCGGCCGGCGGTGTTTCTGCGCTTTGCCGGGTGCAACCTGTGGACCGGCCGGGAGGCCGACCGCGCGTCGGCCGTATGCACGTTTTGCGATACCGACTTTGTGGGGATGGATGGGGAGAACGGCGGCCGCTACGAGGCCGGCGCGCTGGCCGAACGGGTGGCGTCGCTGTGGCCGGCGGGGATGCCGGCGCGGTACGTGGTCTGTACCGGCGGCGAGCCGTTATTGCAACTGAATGAGCCGCTGATCGAGGCTTTGCACGGGCAGGGGTTCGAGGTGGGGGTGGAGACCAACGGCACGGTGGCGCCGCCGGGGGGGCTGGACTGGGTGTGCGTGAGCCCGAAAGCCGGCGCCGACCTGGTTGTCCGGCAGGGCGATGAGCTGAAGCTGGTCTATCCCCAGATCGCCGCCATGCCCGAGCGATTCGCCGGCCTGGCGTTTGCGCATTTTTTCCTCCAACCGATGGACGGACCGGACCGGGTCGCCCATACCGACGCGGCGATGGCCTACTGCCTGGCCAACCCTCCCTGGCGGCTCAGCCTCCAGACGCACAAGCTGCTCGGGATTCCGTAGCTCGCCTGCGGCGAGTTGGTCATGAGGCTCGCCTGCGGCTCCCGGTCATTGGTCATCGGGCCGTTCAACCTGTGCGAGTTAAGGAAATCTACGTCCATGTCGTCTCGACTGGACCACCGATGAGATCGGTGGGAAACGGAGAGATCTCCTGATGCACGCCGCGAGCACCGTTCATCCTGCAACATCCGATCGACCATCATCCCATGCGCTGGATCCAACACGAAATCGCCCTGCAACCGCGTCCGCGCGGGTTTCATCTGATCACGCCGGAGATCGTCCGGCACGTGCCGGAACTGGCGGAAATCCGGGTGGGGATGGCGCACGTGTTCATCCTGCATACCTCGGCCTCCCTGACGATCAACGAAAACGCGGATCCGGACGTGCGGACGGACATGGAGGCGTACTTCAACCGCGCCGTGCCCGAAAACGCGCCGTATTTCGAGCACACGATCGAAGGGCCGGACGACATGCCGGCGCACATCAAGGCCGCCATGCTGGGCAGCGGGCTCACGATCCCGGTGTCGGACGGCCGCCTGCGGCTCGGTACCTGGCAGGGGATCTACCTCTGCGAACACCGCGACCGGGGCGGCGCGAGGCGGGTGGTGGTGACGGTATGGGGCGAGGAAATGCGGCGGTGAAACGTGTAATAGAAACGTGCGGGGTGCCGTTTCAGCGTTTTTTTATTTCGCGTTTTTCACAGCGTTCTGCACTTCGAGCCCCGCTTTCGGCAGGGTGAACCAGAAGCAGGCGCCGTCGCGCATATTGGGCAGGCAGCCGATCTGGCCGCCCCAGTCCTCGACGGTGATGCGGCAGAAATAGAGGCCGAGGCCGACCTTGCCGGCGTTTTTACCGCCCTGTGAGAACTTCTCGAACAGCGCGTTCATCATCTCCGGCGGGACGCCCTCGCCCTGGTCCTTGATGCTTACCCGGATAGCGTTGCCCTCGTCGCGGAGGCGCACGGCGATGAAGGAGCCGTCGCGGGTATGCCGCAGGGCGTTTTCCATCAGGTTGAACAGAATCCGTTCGAGCCGGGCATGGTCGCCGGCGACCTGCCAGGAGGTATCGGGCGGGCCCTCGAGCGAAATCCGGAAGTTCACGTTCTTCAGCGAGGCCATCGCCGTGAGCGCGTCGGTCACCTCGCGGATGCTCTCCTCGATGTTGGGCGCGTCCTCGAGGTTGGCGGCGGTTTGCAGCAGCGGCTTGGAGCGGGTGGAGAACGTCGTGAGCGTCTCCTGGATCAGGCCCTGCATCTTGTCGACCTGTTCGAGGCCGATGGACAGGAATTCCTCGCCGACGGGTTTGACCATCTCGTCTTCCTGCAGGAGCCACAGGCTCGCGCGGATGCCGGCGAGCGGGGCGGAGAGGTCGTGCACCGTGCAGTGCAGCAGCACCTCGCGCTTGTCGATCTCTTTCAGCAGGTTGTACTGCCGCAGTCCCTGGTCGCGCGCCTCCTGATAGACGCTCCGGAGCGTTTTGAAATCGCTCGACGGAAACTTGATCAGGAGGAGATTCTGGCCGTCCATCTTGAGCGCGGTCGCCTCGAGGAGCCACTCCTTGCCGGAGGAGGCCTCCTCGGTCCAGATGTCCGACACCAGCTGGGCCGTGCCGTCGCCGGCCCAGATCGTCTCGGCTTCTTCGATAAAATGGCCGAGGTAAAGCAGATGGTCCGCCGGCTGCCAGGGGGCCCCGTCGGTATTCAGTTTGGGATGGATGTCGCGAAGCCAGTACGGGGCTTCGCCGAGAAGGACGAATCGCCCGTCGTTCTCGCGCCGCAAGACGGCCATGTCGAGCTGGGCCAGCAGGGTCGGCGGAAGCAACAGAGGGTTCATGTCGATGCTACACGGCGGATGGGAGGGAGCGTAACGGGCTTAAACGAGCTTGTGAGCGAGGTCGGTGAAGGCTTTCTCCACGCCGGCGCCGGTTTTCGCGCTGGTCTGCTGGATGGTCCAGCCCCGCGCCCGCATGTCGGCGATCTCCTCCTCACGAATTTCCCATTCGTTGGCGACGTCCGCTTTGTTGATCAACACCACGAAAGGCACCTCGCCGATGGTAGCCTGGGCCTTGTGGTGCAGGGCGAGCGCGGCATCCATCGTGGAGCGCCGCGTGCCGTCGATCACTAACAAATATCCGGCCGTCCCGCGAAGGTAGTTCATGGAGAGTTTTTGGAATCGATCCTCCCCGTTGAGGTCCCATATGAGGAGGTCGACCTTCTGTCCTTTCGCCGTGACCGATTTCTTGTCGATTTTTACGCCGATGGTCGTGAGGTACTGGTCGGAGAAGATCCCTTTCACGAATCGGGCGACGAGGCTGCTCTTGCCGACAGCCGATGTACCGAGCGTACAGATCTTTTTCTGGGTCATTCCTGGATAAGGGGGTGTATGCTGTGGGGAGGCGACTAGCACATGATGATTCGTTGCGCGGCAGACAGGTGCCGGAAGGCCGAAAAAGTGGGTGGAGGGTATCCGGCCGGGGGAAGGCTCGTTACGAACGTATAAAGGGGAGAAAAGATCGCAGCAGGATGCACTTGGTTCCCCCGAAGGCCGGCGACGCGTGGTTTGCGCCTCACACGCGGCGCGGCGCGGCGGCGCATCGTCGAATGCGCCGAAGGCGCATGGTCCGAGAGGCAAAACGTTTAGGGGGGGCCTCGCGCCCGGGGGTATTCTGAACGTCGGGTCGCTCGAGCGTGTCGAGCGATTCGGAGCGTCAGAAACGAAATCGTCGATTGTAACGCCGGCGGACCGATTGAGGCAAATCGGCCGCGGGATCCTCGAAATCTATGCGTAACCCCCGTAGATTTTTTGGCAACGAACGAATAAATTCCGGACTTCCTTTCCGTCGATTCGTATCTTAGACGCTTGCATTATACCAACACCGAGGAGTTTGGGATGTCGAAAGCATCTTCCGTCAACCCCTATACGAGTGCCCCTTTGGGATCAAAGGTGGTGAGTTCGGTATATGGGGGGACCAACGAGGGTGCGTTCAACAAACTCTCGGATGAGGAGGTGGAAGAACTCCGGCGCCTGCTGCTCGCGCCGGAGCAGTACCAGCTGATGCAACTCCATCGCCGGCTGGACGAACTCGAGGCGCCGGATTCGCAGCTGGGCGCCGTCGCCAAATACCTCCCGGAAGCCGTCGCCATCAATGCCCGCAAGGGCGACAAGCTGGCCAAGGCGCTGGCCCAGACGTTCAGCCGCACGCTGGACGTCGCCGTCCAGCAGGATACCGAAACGCTGATCGACGGCATCTCGCCGCTGATGGTGCCGGCGCTCAAAAAGGGCATCAAGGAATCGTTCCGCTCGACGCGCAACGCCATCAAGTGGGCGCTTCAGTACGGGGTGTCGCTCAACGGCATCAAGTGGCAGTACGAAGCCATCCGGTCGAAACGCTCCTTCTCCGAGGTCGTCCTCAGCCACACGCTCCGCTACCGCGTCGAGCAGGTCTTCCTGATCCACCGCATCAGCGGGCTGCCGCTGCAGCACGTCGTCGCCGATTCGGTCAAGGCGCAGGACGGGTCGCTCGTATCGAGCATGCTGACCGCGATCCAGGATTTCGTGCAGGACTCGTTCGGCACCCGCGCCGAGGAAGGGCTCGCCACGCTCCAGGTGGGCGAACTCACCGTCTGGATCGAGCAGGGGCCCAAGGCGATCCTCGCGGCCGTCGTCCGCGGTACGCCCGAACCGGATCTGCGTCGCGTGCTCAAGGATACCGCGCGTTCGATCCATCTCCAGTTTAATGCCGCACTGACCTTCTTCGACGGCGACATCACGCCGTTCGAATCGACCCGGCCGATCCTCGAGGCCGAACTGCTCTCACACTACCAGATCCCGCAGCGGCCGATCTCGCCGATGTTCTGGATTCTGCTGGGCGGCCTCGTGGTGTGGATCGGGTTTATGTCGTTCGTCTTCTTCCGCAACAACGCCCAGTGGAAGGATTACCTCGCCTACCTCAAGGCCGAGCCCGGCATCGTCGTGCTGGAATCGGGGCGCGACGACGGCAAATGGTTCGTTACCGGCATGCGCGATCCGCTCGCGACGCCGTCCGATTCGATCCGCGTGCGCACCAGCCTGCCGGCGGGCGCCGTGGTCGAGACCTGGACGCCGTATCAGGACATGTCCGCGCCCATCCTGCTCCGCCGCGCCTACCAGTTCCTGGGGCCGATCCCTCCCGAGGTGACGCTCAAGCTGGAAAACGGGGTGCTGGTCG
Encoded proteins:
- the queE gene encoding 7-carboxy-7-deazaguanine synthase; protein product: MSYAVKEIYYTLQGEGAQTGRPAVFLRFAGCNLWTGREADRASAVCTFCDTDFVGMDGENGGRYEAGALAERVASLWPAGMPARYVVCTGGEPLLQLNEPLIEALHGQGFEVGVETNGTVAPPGGLDWVCVSPKAGADLVVRQGDELKLVYPQIAAMPERFAGLAFAHFFLQPMDGPDRVAHTDAAMAYCLANPPWRLSLQTHKLLGIP
- a CDS encoding secondary thiamine-phosphate synthase enzyme YjbQ, which gives rise to MRWIQHEIALQPRPRGFHLITPEIVRHVPELAEIRVGMAHVFILHTSASLTINENADPDVRTDMEAYFNRAVPENAPYFEHTIEGPDDMPAHIKAAMLGSGLTIPVSDGRLRLGTWQGIYLCEHRDRGGARRVVVTVWGEEMRR
- a CDS encoding HAMP domain-containing sensor histidine kinase; translation: MNPLLLPPTLLAQLDMAVLRRENDGRFVLLGEAPYWLRDIHPKLNTDGAPWQPADHLLYLGHFIEEAETIWAGDGTAQLVSDIWTEEASSGKEWLLEATALKMDGQNLLLIKFPSSDFKTLRSVYQEARDQGLRQYNLLKEIDKREVLLHCTVHDLSAPLAGIRASLWLLQEDEMVKPVGEEFLSIGLEQVDKMQGLIQETLTTFSTRSKPLLQTAANLEDAPNIEESIREVTDALTAMASLKNVNFRISLEGPPDTSWQVAGDHARLERILFNLMENALRHTRDGSFIAVRLRDEGNAIRVSIKDQGEGVPPEMMNALFEKFSQGGKNAGKVGLGLYFCRITVEDWGGQIGCLPNMRDGACFWFTLPKAGLEVQNAVKNAK
- a CDS encoding Rab family GTPase, with translation MTQKKICTLGTSAVGKSSLVARFVKGIFSDQYLTTIGVKIDKKSVTAKGQKVDLLIWDLNGEDRFQKLSMNYLRGTAGYLLVIDGTRRSTMDAALALHHKAQATIGEVPFVVLINKADVANEWEIREEEIADMRARGWTIQQTSAKTGAGVEKAFTDLAHKLV
- a CDS encoding OmpA family protein — encoded protein: MGSKVVSSVYGGTNEGAFNKLSDEEVEELRRLLLAPEQYQLMQLHRRLDELEAPDSQLGAVAKYLPEAVAINARKGDKLAKALAQTFSRTLDVAVQQDTETLIDGISPLMVPALKKGIKESFRSTRNAIKWALQYGVSLNGIKWQYEAIRSKRSFSEVVLSHTLRYRVEQVFLIHRISGLPLQHVVADSVKAQDGSLVSSMLTAIQDFVQDSFGTRAEEGLATLQVGELTVWIEQGPKAILAAVVRGTPEPDLRRVLKDTARSIHLQFNAALTFFDGDITPFESTRPILEAELLSHYQIPQRPISPMFWILLGGLVVWIGFMSFVFFRNNAQWKDYLAYLKAEPGIVVLESGRDDGKWFVTGMRDPLATPSDSIRVRTSLPAGAVVETWTPYQDMSAPILLRRAYQFLGPIPPEVTLKLENGVLVASGQQVPKEWKDTAREKAKYLLGVLNYNDDGAEVFDEVLLRAQETALEQKVIYFQNTSSVIDTTRREVIHEVFLAVRGVLQQAQIGHKNLVISVYGHATSGASEVENIRISSERADAVVSELIRRGLRQSDISVIQPDGLGSQSAPFFVDPRTGVVDSTLIQPFNAVTFDVIVEGRNWD